The DNA sequence GTAAATTGTTTAAGTCATATATATTATCAAACACCTTAGATACTTCATCTAAGTTAAACTCAATATTATCACTATCAAATATAAATAAATCATTCCTATATCCTATATAACTATCTATAGCTACACTTGTAGATAATAGTAGATGGTATCCGGTTTTAACTAAAAAAAGATTTTTTTTGATGTTACAATTGCTATAAAACATTTTAGGATTTTCAATCTGAAACTCTAGAGAAGTATCCAAAATATCTTTTTCTATATTGTCAACAATAAAATTTCTTTTGTCAATTAAATTTAAAGTATCACAAAACATAATACAATTAGAATAATACTTTCTAATCCATATATTTAAGATTGTTTTTGTTTTTTTGCTTAAATTTTTATTTTTAGATAGTTTATAAGTTTCTTTTGCAATAATATAGTTTCCTTTTATTCTATTTTCGTCTATTTCTTTCGTCATTATTGAATTTTCTCTTATTCTTCTAAAGAAAAATCTTTTAGGTATATATTTAACTTTTTTTGCTAATATGAAGCTTTTACTTGTATGTATTTCATCTTCATGAACTATACCTTCATAAAAATTCAAATTATTGCTTTCTATAAATTTCCTTTTATAAAAATTCAACCATACAGGTGCTCTATAAGCCCTATTTCTATTAGCATAAACGTAAAATTCTTCTCCACTCATTATTTTTGATTCTATAAGGTCATATCTGTAAAATTCTTCTTTATCTACTTCACCAATACTTGATTGCCCATCTAAAAATGTTTCTGCATCAAAGGTAAGTATATCTAAATTATTTTTTTTAGCTTCATCATAGCAATATTTCATAGCATTTAAATCTATATAATCATCACTATCTAAAAAATAAATATATTCACCTTTACATTCTGCTATTCCGGTATTTCTAGCACCACTTAATCCTTTATTTTCTTGATTTATAACTTTAAAATTAGAATATTTTTTTTTATATTCTTCTAATATTTCAGCACTATTATCAGTAGATCCATCATTTATAGCTATTATTTCTATCCCTTTTAATGATTGCTTAACAGCACTATCTAAACTTTCTTTTAAATATTTTTCCACATTATATACAGGAACTACAATACTTACTTTTATCATATAAATCCTTTCTAGTACATTTAAATTTTAGTTCTTAAAAATTTTAAATTTTGATTTACTATAATTGAATCTCTTAATTCATTTTGATATATTAATACTTTCTTATAATTTTCAAATGATTCATCTAAATACCCTAGAGTATAATATAAATTAGATAATTTATAATAATCATTTGTATAAATATTATCAACTATATTGCTATAATTATTTAAAGATAGATTAATCATAAATTTAATCAATTCTTTATTTCCTATTTTTTTTAAATATTTCAACTCGCTAATAAATATATTTTTTACATAATTGCTTTCAGTAATTAATTCTATGCATTCATCTACTTTTTCCAACTTCAACAGTAAATTTATATATATAATAAATATAAATTCATCATTATTATTTTTTTTATAAATTTGTTTTATATATTCAATATCTTTTTCTGTTTTTTCTTTATTTTCAACAATTCTATAAATTGATTTTAAATATTCATAATCTTGGTTTTCAAGAAATTCATCACATATATTATAAACTTTGTATGGTTGTGATTTATAAATCGATAAAAATAATTCAATTAGCATCTCATTATAATTATTTAAGTTTATATCTTTTATAAAATAAATTTTCCCATTATCTTCTAAAAGCTTTTTAGTAATATATATATATATATCATCAGTTATGATAATATCAGATTCGCTACAACAGACCATTTCATTATATATATTTGAAGTTTCATTTAAATAATCAGTTTTATCTAAATACAAATTTTTACGGCAATTATAAACTAATTTTCCATATATATTAAGTGCCTTTAATTCACTTATATGTACAAATTCATCAAATACTATATAGCAAAAAATATTTTGCATAAAATTTTCTTTCATCAGTTGGTATAAATCTTCTAAATTCATCTTATATATTCTAAATTTAT is a window from the Paraclostridium sordellii genome containing:
- a CDS encoding glycosyltransferase; the protein is MIKVSIVVPVYNVEKYLKESLDSAVKQSLKGIEIIAINDGSTDNSAEILEEYKKKYSNFKVINQENKGLSGARNTGIAECKGEYIYFLDSDDYIDLNAMKYCYDEAKKNNLDILTFDAETFLDGQSSIGEVDKEEFYRYDLIESKIMSGEEFYVYANRNRAYRAPVWLNFYKRKFIESNNLNFYEGIVHEDEIHTSKSFILAKKVKYIPKRFFFRRIRENSIMTKEIDENRIKGNYIIAKETYKLSKNKNLSKKTKTILNIWIRKYYSNCIMFCDTLNLIDKRNFIVDNIEKDILDTSLEFQIENPKMFYSNCNIKKNLFLVKTGYHLLLSTSVAIDSYIGYRNDLFIFDSDNIEFNLDEVSKVFDNIYDLNNLPENLYDNIFTHNESDQITQMICNSLFKDSENVIYIEDGSASYCNSVITYNEEFKKISNIECIEVLGTYSKIKQRIFLYPNLVRDEFYDGKLSNEINLGCLKKAIDLVYGNYEFNINGKTIFIALEHVDAFNLYDLDLNKYKEIIAYLIKSLKDYNVFIKYHPRDNSKYMDDFLSGYKNINWIDKHINIEVFYKYDNISIISSVSTSVLSMAKLGANVCVISKILSNQEQRLFDVFSKLNVYMPNTVEQFYAYVDENM